From the genome of Streptomyces sp. NBC_01304:
GGGATGTCGGCGGGGTCCTCGCCGAGGACATCGGCGACGTCCTCGCGGATCTGCTGGAGTGTCAGTGCCATGGCGGTCAGGCCCCCTTGAGGATCGAGTCGGTGGTGGTCACGACCGCGCACTTGCCGGCCGCCCAGGCGAGCGCCGTGTCGTGGTCGGCGCGCGAGAAGTCGGCTACGGCGTCGGCGACGAGGAAGGCCTGGATGTCCTGCATCCAGGCGTCGCAGGCGCTCATCATGACGCCGATGTGGGCGTAGACGCCGACGATGATCAGCTGGTCGCGGCCCTGGAGCTTCATCCGCTCGGCGAGTTCGGTGCGGACGAACGCGCTGTACTTCCACTTGGTGAGCACGATGTCGCCCGGCTCGGGCGCGACGGCCCCGGCGATCGCCTTGGCCTGCTCGTCGTCCGGGAGGCCCGGCCCCCAGAA
Proteins encoded in this window:
- a CDS encoding isochorismatase family protein — encoded protein: MALPAIAPYPMPTAAELPANRVDWTVDPDRAVLLVHDLQNYFLGAFQADASPVTELLGSVGLLTKEARRVGIPVVYSAQPGGQSAAERGLQQDFWGPGLPDDEQAKAIAGAVAPEPGDIVLTKWKYSAFVRTELAERMKLQGRDQLIIVGVYAHIGVMMSACDAWMQDIQAFLVADAVADFSRADHDTALAWAAGKCAVVTTTDSILKGA